One window of candidate division KSB1 bacterium genomic DNA carries:
- a CDS encoding TIGR04283 family arsenosugar biosynthesis glycosyltransferase, translating into MTTYSVIIPTWNEEETIGDCINSIRTANQETEILLSDGGSWDKTIRIAKELNCKVISSPKGRGIQSNVGASCASGSILLFLHGDTQLPPDAFEIIDKQFEDQSVQIGTFRISFDHNHWLLNFYAWFTQFDFIFSRFGDQCIIVRRRFFDNLGGFPKWKLFEDVDFLRKARRVTKIHSLPAKVKTSARRFLKNGILRQQIQNGWLILLYFLGFGGNRLYLKYEKIEALQQGTSLIVFARYPRQGKVKTRLASTIGNLLAAEFYRICCEHIFAICRKLKPEMTINLFYADSEDAESIRNWQGSDFYLLPQIGDDLGERIKNAFQTIFDRGTEKAIIIGTDVPELSGEIIKQAENALDIHDLVIGPCPDGGYYLLGMKSVNKELFNGVTWSTDRVFEETMKKAKVNKLSVYELPIFADIDTEDELLQWADTNKTHKNQAMIQFVKKLRSPVAEG; encoded by the coding sequence ATGACAACCTATTCAGTCATTATCCCAACCTGGAACGAAGAAGAAACCATTGGCGACTGCATCAACAGCATTCGAACTGCAAATCAAGAAACTGAAATTTTATTGTCTGACGGTGGTAGTTGGGACAAAACAATCCGAATTGCCAAAGAGCTGAACTGTAAAGTGATTTCTTCTCCAAAAGGCCGTGGCATCCAAAGCAATGTCGGGGCTTCATGTGCCTCAGGCTCTATCCTTTTATTTTTACATGGAGATACACAACTTCCGCCTGATGCTTTTGAGATCATTGATAAACAATTTGAAGATCAGTCAGTACAAATCGGCACCTTCCGCATTTCATTTGATCACAATCACTGGTTATTGAATTTCTATGCCTGGTTCACCCAATTCGATTTTATTTTCTCACGTTTTGGAGATCAATGCATTATCGTCCGGCGCAGGTTTTTTGATAATCTTGGTGGATTTCCCAAATGGAAATTATTCGAAGATGTCGACTTCCTGCGAAAAGCACGAAGAGTTACAAAAATACATTCGTTGCCGGCAAAAGTAAAAACCTCCGCCCGTCGCTTCTTAAAGAACGGCATTTTGCGCCAGCAAATCCAAAACGGTTGGCTTATTCTATTGTATTTTTTAGGATTTGGCGGCAATCGATTATATTTGAAATACGAAAAGATAGAAGCGCTTCAGCAAGGGACATCATTGATTGTCTTCGCACGCTATCCGCGCCAGGGAAAAGTGAAGACCAGGCTCGCAAGCACAATCGGTAACTTATTGGCTGCAGAATTTTATAGAATCTGCTGCGAGCATATCTTTGCAATCTGCAGAAAATTAAAACCAGAGATGACAATTAATTTATTCTATGCTGACAGCGAAGATGCCGAATCGATAAGAAATTGGCAAGGATCGGATTTTTATCTTTTACCGCAAATAGGCGATGATTTGGGTGAGAGAATAAAAAACGCTTTCCAAACAATTTTTGATCGAGGTACTGAAAAAGCCATTATTATAGGAACAGATGTTCCCGAGCTATCCGGAGAGATTATCAAACAGGCAGAAAACGCACTTGATATCCATGACCTGGTTATTGGTCCCTGCCCGGATGGTGGATATTATCTTTTGGGAATGAAATCGGTTAATAAAGAGTTATTTAATGGGGTAACTTGGAGTACAGATCGTGTTTTTGAGGAAACAATGAAGAAAGCAAAGGTAAACAAATTATCTGTTTATGAGTTGCCGATATTTGCAGATATCGACACCGAAGACGAACTGCTGCAATGGGCAGATACAAACAAAACTCATAAGAACCAGGCAATGATTCAATTTGTGAAAAAGCTTAGATCACCTGTGGCGGAAGGATAA
- a CDS encoding DUF547 domain-containing protein produces MNLKVTRNLFFICSMTLLSSYAYANGSNLIFTNLLQKHVQNGLVNYSRLCSDPKLNEYINQLSETNPDTIRDRNDLLAFWINAYNAFTLKVICDNYPLKSINDLHFGGLVIGTVLKKTVWDKNFIEIDKKKYSLNKIEHEIIRKKFNDPRAHFALVCASLGCPSLLNEAFVGDKLDEQLEQQGNRFLQDSTKNVFDIEKKIARISKIFDWFKNDFGNNKKERLLYLSRFLPEEIAIEIRLNPEQWKVKHTKYNWNLNEIKEATN; encoded by the coding sequence TTGAACTTAAAAGTGACTCGAAACTTATTTTTTATTTGTTCAATGACGCTCTTGTCCAGCTATGCTTATGCCAATGGATCAAATTTGATATTCACGAACTTGCTACAAAAACATGTTCAAAACGGTCTTGTGAACTATTCAAGGTTATGCTCAGATCCAAAGCTCAACGAATATATCAATCAGCTCTCGGAGACGAATCCGGATACGATCAGGGATAGAAACGATTTATTGGCATTTTGGATCAACGCTTATAATGCATTCACATTAAAAGTGATCTGCGATAATTATCCACTCAAATCCATTAACGATTTACACTTTGGCGGGCTGGTGATAGGAACAGTTCTCAAAAAGACGGTTTGGGATAAAAATTTCATAGAGATCGACAAAAAGAAATACTCGTTAAATAAAATTGAGCATGAAATCATCAGAAAAAAATTTAATGACCCCCGCGCTCACTTTGCCCTGGTTTGTGCGTCTCTCGGGTGTCCGTCACTTTTAAACGAAGCGTTCGTCGGAGACAAATTAGACGAACAATTAGAACAGCAAGGGAACCGATTTCTGCAAGATTCAACTAAAAATGTTTTCGATATCGAAAAAAAGATAGCCAGGATTTCTAAAATATTCGATTGGTTCAAGAATGATTTTGGGAATAACAAAAAGGAAAGGCTTCTCTATTTATCCAGGTTTTTACCTGAGGAAATTGCAATTGAGATTCGGCTGAATCCGGAACAATGGAAAGTGAAACACACCAAGTACAATTGGAATTTAAACGAAATAAAGGAAGCAACAAATTAA
- a CDS encoding carboxymuconolactone decarboxylase family protein produces MHYFESDDLKKFGEVGKFSGDLMKKFFTYYNAATSEEGALSKREKALIALAVAHSKRCPYCIDAFTTACLEAGSNPEQMTEAIHVASAMEAGVTLVHGVQMQNVMKKTGAL; encoded by the coding sequence ATGCACTATTTTGAGTCCGATGACCTAAAAAAATTTGGTGAAGTTGGAAAATTCAGTGGTGATTTGATGAAAAAATTCTTTACATATTATAATGCCGCAACCAGTGAAGAAGGAGCGTTATCAAAAAGAGAAAAGGCATTGATTGCATTAGCCGTGGCACATTCAAAACGATGCCCATATTGCATTGACGCATTTACCACTGCTTGCCTGGAGGCCGGCTCGAACCCCGAACAAATGACCGAAGCCATTCACGTGGCCAGTGCCATGGAGGCTGGGGTTACACTGGTGCATGGCGTCCAGATGCAAAACGTGATGAAGAAAACCGGTGCACTATGA